In one window of Fulvia fulva chromosome 5, complete sequence DNA:
- a CDS encoding Polyadenylation factor subunit 2, translated as MERDFHGGHGGYERDGNSRPRGRPNRRNATDIGTTYVNFLGNRRAPGRGTRGFEAERPVASYIANMLPPIARKARPADSIPAKHLHTAFNKVRHHVTAVKWTPEGRRLLTGSTSGEFTLWNGTGFNFETIMQAHDNAIQCVEYSHNDEFLISGDVDGIVKYWQTNFNNIQEIHAHQDKIRDMSFAPTDTKFATASDDQTVKIFDFNTGVEQTTLTGHGWDVKSVDWHPTKGLLVSSGKDHQVKLWDPRNGRALTSLMGHKNTVHMVRWEPSNGVLLASCARDSVRVFDIRMMRDVFLLKGHEKDVNSLVWHPFHSSLLTTGGSSGGMHHYLLDEQNNAQHGAPSTLSPYDSKNPTEAPAQSIWPAHVLQAAHDWSIWSMDWHPMGHILASGSNDKATRFWTRPRPGEDSYMKDKYHIGQDEAEKQGTFNKKTACEEEEAEEDDDEDAIDDQTQQSSLPGLISRSKLPGLGAAAVPAFAPPFPGHGPQPVQAPSFMPPAAPSPEELAALYQRFGGQLPPPGQFPPPLASFQPQGMPLGFAPPQGYPPSFGDGLPGMGQPPAPPSRDGGVRKRGPLPDQAEALKQEMRAGRYTKAR; from the exons ATGGAGCGCGACTTTCATGGCGGTCATGGCGGCTATGAGCGCGACGGAAACTCGCGACCACGTGGAAGACCGAACCGAC GCAATGCGACAGACATTGGAACCACATATGTCAACTTTCTCGGGAATCGACGGGCCCCTGGACGAGGCACACGAGGCTTTGAGGCAGAGAGACCGGTGGCAAGCTATATCGCCAACATGCTTCCCCCGATCGCTCGCAAGGCCAGACCCGCAGACTCAATCCCAGCAAAGCATCTTCACACGGCGTTCAACAAGGTCAGACATCATGTCACGGCCGTCAAGTGGACTCCGGAAGGTCGTCGTCTTTTGACTGGCTCGACAAGTGGCGAGTTCACACTATGGAACGGCACGGGATTCAACTTCGAGACCATCATGCAGGCGCACGATAATGCAATTCAGTGTGTCGAGTACTCGCATAATGACGAGTTCCTCATCTCCGGTGATGTCGATGGTATCGTCAAGTATTGGCAGACCAACTTCAACAATATCCAAGAGATCCACGCCCACCAGGACAAGATCAGGGATATGTCATTCGCGCCCACTGACACCAAATTTGCCACGGCGTCAGACGACCAAACTGTCAAGATCTTTGACTTCAACACAGGTGTTGAACAGACTACGTTGACCGGACACGGCTGGGACGTGAAGAGTGTCGACTGGCACCCCACAAAAGGTCTCCTTGTGAGTAGTGGAAAGGACCACCAAGTCAAGCTATGGGACCCCCGCAACGGACGCGCACTCACATCATTAATGGGCCACAAAAATACAGTCCATATGGTGCGGTGGGAGCCCAGTAACGGCGTCTTGCTTGCATCTTGTGCTCGAGATTCGGTCCGCGTGTTCGATATTCGCATGATGCGAGACGTCTTTCTCCTCAAAGGCCATGAAAAGGATGTCAATTCCCTCGTATGGCATCCCTTTCACTCTTCACTCCTCACCACTGGCGGCAGCTCCGGCGGAATGCACCACTACCTTCTCGACGAGCAAAACAACGCCCAACACGGGGCACCATCCACCCTCTCACCCTACGACTCCAAGAACCCCACAGAAGCACCCGCACAATCCATCTGGCCCGCCCACGTACTCCAAGCAGCCCATGATTGGAGCATCTGGAGCATGGACTGGCATCCCATGGGCCACATCCTCGCATCTGGCTCCAACGACAAAGCAACCCGCTTCTGGACCCGCCCACGACCAGGCGAAGACAGCTACATGAAAGACAAATACCACATCGGCCAGGATGAGGCCGAGAAGCAAGGCACCTTCAACAAGAAGACAGCCTGCGAGGAGGAAGAAGCGGAAGAAGACGATGACGAAGACGCCATCGACGATCAAACCCAGCAGTCCTCCCTCCCTGGCCTGATTTCCAGATCCAAACTCCCAGGTCTCGGCGCTGCAGCAGTTCCAGCTTTCGCTCCACCCTTCCCGGGACATGGCCCACAACCTGTGCAAGCACCATCCTTTATGCCACCTGCAGCTCCCTCACCCGAGGAACTCGCTGCTCTGTACCAGCGATTTGGAGGCCAGCTGCCGCCTCCAGGTCAGTTCCCACCACCACTAGCCAGCTTTCAACCACAAGGTATGCCACTAGGATTCGCGCCACCACAAGGCTATCCACCTTCGTTTGGCGACGGGCTGCCTGGGATGGGTCAGCCTCCTGCGCCGCCTTCAAGGGATGGCGGTGTCCGTAAGCGAGGTCCGCTACCCGACCAGGCTGAAGCGCTCAAGCAGGAGATGCGGGCGGGACGATATACTAAGGCGAGATAA
- a CDS encoding Bifunctional transcriptional activator/DNA repair enzyme Ada: MLIMAYSYKTEAARWAAIRDRDSHAEGCFVYCIKTTKIFCRPTCKARLCRRSNVEFYETNAEAQAAGYRACKRCKPELAKFVPEADQSIDRVREMLERLPNDAPLPKLDTLAASTGLTKYHFHRCFKKATGLTPREYALSRRGRRAPVSGVHDIRASAVAATPFADDAVASDSASSNETAEAQIPDFDIDEWLKLGPEDPVFPIFSEDYATPFSMTDGDLNTIVPTPQYDTSPKALVASDDTFAIHYSTIDTTHGVLLMAFNESQICKLELTASIVEAMESLGRSFPIPMWRLVPVDELPAGQRAVAQQQVAAVVDAPEMPFGKTPGVGMGMMTPPAEDGSIS; encoded by the exons ATGTTGATAATGGCTTATAGCTACAAGACCGAAGCTGCTCGCTGGGCCGCAATTCGAGATCGAGATTCCCACGCAGAGGGCTGTTTCGTCTACTGCATCAAAACCACAAAA ATTTTTTGTCGCCCAACATGTAAAGCGCGGCTATGCAGACGATCGAACGTTGAGTTCTATGAGACCAACGCAGAGGCGCAGGCTGCCGGATACAGAGCTTGTAAGCGGTGCAAGCCGGAACTGGCGAAGTTCGTGCCTGAAGCCGACCAGAGCATTGATAGAGTACGGGAGATGCTGGAAAGGCTACCCAATGATGCCCCATTACCGAAGCTGGACACTCTCGCAGCGAGCACAGGGTTGACGAAGTATCATTTCCACCGATGCTTTAAGAAGGCCACTGGACTCACGCCCAGGGAGTATGCGCTGAGCCGGAGGGGAAGGAGGGCGCCGGTGAGCGGTGTCCATGATATCAGAGCTTCCGCGGTGGCTGCTACTCCTTTCGCGGATGATGCAGTAGCATCCGACTCAGCCTCATCTAACGAAACGGCAGAGGCGCAAATACCGGACTTCGACATCGATGAATGGCTCAAACTAGGACCAGAAGACCCTGTCTTCCCAATTTTCTCCGAGGATTACGCAACACCCTTCAGTATGACAGACGGTGACCTCAATACCATCGTGCCGACACCCCAATATGACACATCCCCCAAGGCTCTCGTTGCCTCCGATGACACTTTCGCCATCCACTACAGCACGATAGACACAACCCACGGCGTCCTGCTCATGGCTTTCAATGAATCTCAAATCTGTAAATTAGAGCTGACGGCGAGTATCGTCGAAGCTATGGAGTCTCTTGGACGTTCGTTCCCGATTCCAATGTGGCGATTGGTGCCCGTCGATGAATTGCCAGCTGGACAGAGAGCCGTGGCGCAGCAGCAGGTGGCTGCGGTTGTTGATGCACCTGAGATGCCATTTGGGAAGACGCCGGGCGTTGGCATGGGGATGATGACACCGCCGGCGGAGGATGGAAGTATCTCATGA
- a CDS encoding Palmitoyltransferase pfa3 — MPSTSFSDMPTLAAPTSTPSPPFHRRRKSWARKLERCCCQTFAYFPLTFVYGLTTWAVYVEVDVSFLGIHTGWAYFRAGQGILLYALANVSYTIAVFTDPGSPSDPKLDNSNTGSRKGGGYEGLPTFEDDGDETDGVVPAEWMTTVTAKSTGQPRYCKKCNNIKPDRTHHCSTCGKCVLKMDHHCPWLATCVGLRNYKAFILFLVYTSLFCWVSFAVAATWIWAEIIDGSQMEEGLRVVNVILLSVLAGIIGLVLSGFTAWHLYLCLTNQTTIESLEKTRYLSPLKKSMEHQFRENRNYLGRETHSAGDIAADEDQSLGDRLRAIHANALPGVLRPEEGDASLTPSRDPSPIPPAAASASPAHQSLRRSYASLEAQRERDRYNSYLDEQDSEKLPNAFDVGWKRNLRHVLGNEPLYWFLPICNTSGNGWQWEVSPRWNEARDRIASERDRRAREEALWNQGAAPQRSFEPPPRDLRWTPGQGFVDRERHAVHEGRRSPAKHLNGDSSMQMQPLDRRKHSSSSDVDYDTSSDEEGRQKKNPSATANWNDIPEDFLDPKASQGRRSRSQARTKGD, encoded by the coding sequence ATGCCATCGACCTCCTTCTCGGACATGCCAACACTGGCCGCACCTACGTCCACACCATCGCCACCATTCCATCGCCGACGCAAGAGTTGGGCCCGCAAGCTTGAACGCTGCTGCTGTCAGACTTTCGCCTACTTTCCGCTTACCTTCGTCTATGGCCTTACAACCTGGGCAGTCTATGTCGAAGTCGATGTATCGTTCCTTGGTATACACACTGGATGGGCCTACTTCCGTGCTGGGCAGGGTATCCTGCTGTATGCGCTAGCCAACGTCTCATACACGATCGCTGTGTTCACGGATCCAGGCTCCCCATCGGATCCTAAGCTGGACAACTCCAACACCGGAAGCAGGAAAGGCGGTGGCTATGAAGGGCTGCCGACGTTCGAAGACGACGGAGATGAGACAGATGGGGTAGTACCGGCAGAATGGATGACCACGGTGACAGCAAAGAGCACTGGCCAGCCGCGATACTGCAAGAAATGCAACAACATCAAGCCGGACCGGACGCATCATTGCTCGACATGCGGGAAGTGTGTACTGAAGATGGACCACCACTGTCCTTGGCTAGCGACTTGCGTAGGTTTGAGGAACTACAAGGCATTCATACTATTCTTGGTCTACACAAGTCTCTTCTGTTGGGTATCGTTCGCAGTAGCGGCTACCTGGATTTGGGCTGAGATAATCGATGGCTCGCAGATGGAGGAAGGTTTGCGAGTGGTCAACGTTATATTGCTATCTGTCTTGGCCGGGATCATTGGATTGGTACTGTCTGGCTTCACTGCATGGCATTTGTACCTCTGCTTGACCAACCAAACCACGATTGAGAGCCTGGAGAAGACGAGATACCTGAGTCCGTTGAAGAAGAGCATGGAGCATCAGTTCCGGGAGAACAGAAACTATCTTGGACGAGAGACGCACAGCGCTGGAGACATTGCTGCGGACGAAGATCAAAGTCTGGGCGACAGGCTCAGGGCAATTCACGCGAATGCTTTACCAGGCGTCCTTCGACCAGAAGAAGGCGATGCGTCACTAACACCGTCTCGCGATCCTTCGCCAATACCTCCTGCCGCTGCGAGTGCCTCGCCAGCGCATCAGAGCTTACGGCGATCCTATGCATCGCTTGAAGCTCAACGAGAGCGTGATCGGTACAATTCCTATCTCGACGAGCAAGACTCCGAGAAGCTTCCCAACGCTTTTGATGTTGGATGGAAACGCAATCTGCGGCACGTTCTTGGGAACGAACCTCTGTACTGGTTCCTCCCAATCTGCAATACCAGCGGCAACGGCTGGCAGTGGGAAGTAAGTCCTCGGTGGAACGAGGCCCGGGATCGTATCGCGAGCGAGAGGGATCGGCGCGCGAGGGAAGAAGCGCTCTGGAATCAAGGTGCTGCCCCTCAGCGCAGTTTTGAACCACCACCGAGAGACCTGCGGTGGACACCAGGACAGGGCTTCGTGGACCGTGAAAGACATGCAGTGCATGAAGGGCGGAGAAGTCCTGCCAAACACTTGAATGGTGACTCGAGTATGCAGATGCAGCCACTAGACCGGAGGAAGCATAGTTCGTCTTCAGACGTTGACTATGACACTTCAAGTGATGAAGAGGGACGGCAGAAGAAGAATCCATCAGCGACAGCGAATTGGAACGACATACCTGAAGACTTCTTGGACCCCAAGGCTAGCCAGGGAAGACGGAGTAGAAGTCAGGCCAGAACGAAGGGAGATTAG
- a CDS encoding Dolichyl-phosphate beta-glucosyltransferase codes for MDSADTIPNQIWEGIDNVASTPLALWLALAGLVLFGAVATLYVLLYLFAPTPRPPTQSEKQYITVTDDGHVSSPQPLPCWYDNNVALKEIARKKTISREESFQITDAEVFMTLVVPAYNEQDRLKTMLKESVDYLEKQYGHHGTASKSSSNGTLQASGRQGDPRRGWEIILVSDGSEDNTVAVALDFARKHQLNSSTRPSNIIPGMIRVVQLEQNRGKGGAVIHGMRHARGTYIVFADADGASRFEDLGKLVIASEKAKDSQGRSVAVGSRAHMVGTEAVVQRSPLRNALMYGFHLLLWLLTTPRTAQIGDTQCGFKLFSRPALPYIIPYMHSEGWIFDVEMLMLAESANIPMVEVAIGWHEVMGSKLNVIKDSIGMAVGLAFLRLAWGTGIYRRD; via the exons ATGGACTCCGCCGACACGATTCCGAACCAGATATGGGAAGGCATTGACAATGTCGCAAGCACTCCTCTGGCACTTTGGTTAGCATTGGCGGGTCTGGTGCTATTCGGTGCTGTAGCTACG CTATATGTTCTGCTCTACCTTTTCGCTCCCACGCCCCGGCCACCTACGCAATCCGAGAAGCAATACATCACAGTCACCGACGACGGCCATGTATCGAGTCCCCAGCCTTTGCCATGTTGGTACGACAACAACGTTGCACTCAAGGAAATTGCGCGCAAGAAGACGATCTCCCGCGAAGAGTCATTCCAGATCACAGACGCAGAGGTGTTTATGACGTTGGTTGTGCCGGCGTACAATGAGCAGGACAGACTGAAAACCATGCTGAAAGAGTCGGTGGACTATTTGGAGAAGCAGTACGGACACCATGGCACAGCAAGTAAGAGCAGCAGTAATGGTACGCTACAAGCAAGCGGAAGGCAAGGAGATCCGCGAAGAGGATGGGAGATCATACTGGTAAGCGATGGATCGGAGGACAATACTGTCGCAGTTGCGTTGGACTTCGCGAGGAAGCATCAACTCAATTCGTCTACTCGACCCAGCAATATTATTCCCGGAATGATTCGGGTGGTGCAATTGGAACAAAATAGAGGCAAAGGAGGTGCTGTGATACACGGGATGCGACATGCCAGAGGGACCTACATTGTCTTCGCAGACGCAGACGGCGCCAGCAGATTTGAAGACTTGGGCAAACTGGTCATTGCAAGTGAAAAAGCTAAGGACTCCCAAGGCCGATCTGTCGCGGTAGGATCAAGAGCGCACATGGTCGGCACAGAAGCCGTGGTACAGCGATCACCACTGCGAAACGCCCTTATGTATGGCTTCCACCTTCTCCTCTGGCTCCTGACAACGCCACGAACTGCACAGATCGGCGACACACAATGCGGCTTCAAACTGTTCTCGAGGCCGGCGTTGCCTTATATCATCCCGTACATGCACTCGGAGGGCTGGATCTTTGATGTTGAGATGCTTATGCTTGCGGAAAGCGCGAATATCCCTATGGTCGAGGTTGCGATTGGATGGCATGAAGTGATGGGGAGCAAGTTGAATGTGATTAAGGATAGTATAGGTATGGCCGTCGGGCTGGCCTTTTTGAGGCTGGCTTGGGGCACTGGTATATACAGGCGGGATTGA
- a CDS encoding UPF0674 endoplasmic reticulum membrane protein translates to MAGLIKKAQEVLGGAASSASSAIPSDADDFADFATAASPVAPGHAATSAFSEAAATASSKPMFPGFGAGQGMAGRPYTKWYRVWERVTIADFYQEMVILPVILIIILINMWGAATNKQKARQWAQTHLPLLESEFASLGFNPKKESRPTGTPGIPDDFYKEKSKFEWISYATGRQNVAWLDIKLTLHKRYNPVVWGFEYAASFFFESMPAPVERLEATAYAFDGKEKELIPSASSKDSKYDGFVWAVVHKDKMKQLRDDRYDVSLTSTKDHPKLPQWATVMSESAEVTEAMLTPELIKAVTEAGEDLEALIVSDQPIDAPKKLNDTMPKKRVSLSMRLDSKPDSTALFAYFLRMPDHLVNSAHFRPEAMRKIRATREEEQRKLRKIHEDEKAEERRTQSDKLKKEERDRKLSRMSADEQKKFLEKEKDKQQRKGMKKQTQRA, encoded by the exons ATGGCTGGCTTGATCAAGAAGGCACAGGAGGTGCTGGGAGGTGCAGCATCGTCTGCATCGTCCGCAATACCGTCAGATGCCGATG ACTTCGCCGATTTCGCGACAGCAGCATCGCCAGTCGCACCCGGTCATGCAGCAACATCAGCCTTCAGCGAAGCAGCCGCAACAGCGTCTTCAAAGCCAATGTTTCCCGGCTTCGGCGCAGGCCAGGGCATGGCAGGACGACCTTACACAAAGTGGTATCGAGTGTGGGAGCGCGTGACAATCGCCGACTTCTACCAGGAGATGGTCATCCTACCAGTGATCCTTATCATCATTCTGATCAACATGTGGGGCGCGGCAACCAACAAGCAGAAGGCGAGACAATGGGCGCAGACACACCTACCACTGCTCGAATCGGAATTCGCGTCGCTAGGCTTCAACCCGAAGAAGGAGTCGCGACCGACGGGCACCCCAGGCATTCCCGACGATTTCTACAAGGAgaagagcaagtttgagtGGATCTCCTACGCGACAGGACGACAGAATGTCGCGTGGCTGGACATTAAGCTTACCCTCCACAAGCGTTACAACCCCGTGGTTTGGGGCTTTGAGTATGCTGCGTCCTTCTTCTTTGAAAGCATGCCCGCGCCTGTCGAGAGACTTGAGGCTACTGCGTATGCTTTCGACGGCAAGGAGAAGGAGCTTATCCCCTCCGCTTCATCCAAAGACAGCAAGTACGATGGGTTTGTCTGGGCTGTGGTGCACAAGGACAAGATGAAGCAGCTTCGCGATGACCGCTACGATGTTAGCTTGACCTCGACCAAGGACCATCCGAAGCTACCTCAGTGGGCGACTGTCATGTCGGAGAGTGCTGAAGTGACTGAGGCAATGCTTACACCAGAGCTGATCAAGGCTGTAACTGAGGCTGGTGAGGATCTTGAGGCTCTGATTGTGTCTGATCAACCAATCGATGCGCCTAAGAA ATTGAACGACACGATGCCTAAGAAGCGCGTCTCGCTCTCAATGCGCCTCGACTCGAAGCCAGACAGCACCGCACTTTTTGCATACTTCCTTCGCATGCCCGACCACCTCGTAAACAGCGCCCATTTCCGACCCGAAGCCATGCGCAAGATCCGAGCGACCCGTGAGGAGGAGCAGCGCAAGCTCAGGAAGATCCATGAAGATGAGAAGGCAGAGGAGAGGAGAACACAAAGTGATAAGCTCAAGAAGGAGGAGCGTGACAGGAAGCTGAGCAGAATGTCTGCGGATGAGCAGAAGAAGTTCTTGGAGAAGGAAAAGGACAAGCAGCAGAGGAAGGGCATGAAGAAGCAGACACAGCGGGCTTAG
- a CDS encoding Methyltransferase, with amino-acid sequence MDDFSATEWLESSKEALKQQTAFATTARDRIGQKPTKRTPDELAAAFEHRQPPSTAENQIRHTVLTYSYAPCLTPFVDLKPIFLADLVLETVHRGTVVTVRTVGDPQHNWAIQNVIEDSNGDRDVFSVYNFDLGMTEHGVLAKAAVFAIKEPCYKLAQDGFPTLMVTHPSDLVKLEDSAMTEPLEKHLERLTISARSMTAYKNDGNAAFKAKDYRQAVELYSKAPKADKVIEADLTRYDVLRNRALANIHLGRFDQGLADAEASILPPDVAEGIDRVKFDSKAFYRAGVAAYYLQNFVHAEECFRQVLELSPQDVDAQRELERTSERLIEQQTGEYDFLTMAEVAAAGPKLLDHASYTALVEIKDTKDRGHGLFAKQDIKPGELVLCEKAFAIGFKSDTAKDFNMLLNINTGSTTTGPNLERLCNAVTKLQHNPQLAKGFACLYNGDYRPETIGQVDGVVDVFQVEAALQYNGFCCPVKPTGVEYEAYDEWSSAGLWLNVAAINHDCIGNVNSSFIGDMMIVRATQDIAAGEEMLVRYHMDDDFEQFQADLQTSWKFNCTCRLCEAERLTPKIQRERRLEAFGRAKVLMAINPHSPGREMPSNLVKEAERLRDLIAATYDPEIYGSLPRKCLFELSHWITQAYCLDPMLKTRPMAQYTLQCLGVKLTLEGGQASVDYSKSISNSTGVAAMMYIATTYKVERHLDMAVKIEAYAEEMYEVLNGSTFGFREKHT; translated from the exons ATGGACGACTTCAGTGCGACTGAGTGGCTGGAGTCCAGTAAGGAGGCGCTGAAGCAACAGACGGCGTTTGCAACTACTGCACGGGACCGAATAGGCCAGAAGCCCACCAAGAGAACGCCCGACGAACTCGCTGCTGCATTCGAGCATAGACAGCCTCCCTCTACGGCTGAGAACCAGATACGCCACACCGTCCTGACCTACTCCTACGCGCCATGCCTCACACCATTTGTCGACCTCAAGCCCATTTTCCTCGCCGATCTCGTCCTGGAAACAGTGCATCGCGGCACCGTTGTGACAGTCCGTACGGTCGGGGACCCACAGCACAATTGGGCCATACAGAACGTGATTGAAGACAGCAATGGCGATAGAGACGTGTTCTCTGTCTACAACTTCGATCTAGGCATGACCGAACACGGCGTCCTGGCCAAGGCCGCGGTGTTCGCTATCAAAGAGCCCTGCTACAAGCTGGCTCAAGATGGCTTTCCAACACTCATGGTCACTCACCCATCTGACCTTGTCAAGCTTGAGGACTCAGCCATGACCGAACCGCTTGAAAAGCACTTGGAGCGACTGACGATCAGTGCCAGGAGCATGACCGCATACAAGAATGACGGCAACGCAGCATTCAAAGCCAAAGACTACCGCCAAGCAGTCGAGCTGTACTCAAAAGCACCGAAGGCAGACAAAGTGATCGAGGCAGATCTCACGCGGTACGACGTACTGCGCAATCGTGCGCTCGCAAACATCCATCTCGGACGCTTCGATCAAGGTCTTGCTGATGCTGAAGCCTCTATATTGCCCCCTGATGTCGCCGAGGGTATCGACCGCGTGAAGTTCGACAGCAAAGCGTTCTACCGAGCTGGCGTGGCCGCATACTACCTGCAGAATTTCGTACATGCAGAGGAGTGCTTCAGGCAGGTGCTCGAGCTTAGTCCGCAAGATGTGGATGCTCAGCGCGAGCTGGAGCGAACATCGGAACGCCTGATCGAGCAGCAGACTGGCGAGTATGACTTCCTCACCATGGCCGAAGTCGCCGCTGCAGGTCCGAAGCTACTTGACCATGCTTCCTACACCGCACTGGTCGAGATCAAGGACACCAAAGATCGCGGCCACGGACTCTTCGCGAAGCAGGACATCAAGCCCGGAGAGCTTGTGCTGTGCGAGAAAGCCTTCGCAATCGGGTTCAAATCCGACACAGCCAAGGACTTCAACATGCTGCTCAACATCAATACGGGATCGACGACCACTGGGCCTAACTTGGAACGTCTTTGCAACGCTGTCACCAAGCTCCAGCACAATCCACAGCTAGCCAAAGGCTTTGCATGTTTGTACAATGGTGACTATCGACCCGAGACCATTGGACAGGTTGACGGCGTCGTTGATGTGTTTCAAGTCGAGGCCGCTCTCCAGTACAATGGCTTCTGCTGTCCAGTCAAGCCTACTGGTGTGGAGTACGAAGCATACGACGAATGGTCGTCTGCTGGCCTGTGGCTGAACGTGGCTGCCATCAATCACGATTGTATCGGGAACGTTAACAGCTCGTTCATTGGTGACATGATGATAGTCCGCGCCACTCAGGACATTGCGGCTGGTGAAGAGATGCTGGTGCGTTATCATATGGATGACGACTTCGAGCAGTTCCAAGCGGACTTGCAGACTTCCTGGAAATTCAACTGCACGTGCAGACTCTGTGAGGCCG AGCGCCTGACCCCGAAAATCCAGCGTGAGCGCCGTCTGGAGGCATTTGGTCGAGCCAAAGTTCTGATGGCTATCAACCCACATTCACCAGGCCGTGAGATGCCATCGAATTTG GTGAAAGAGGCAGAACGACTTCGCGATCTCATCGCGGCCACCTACGACCCCGAGATATACGGCAGCCTACCCCGGAAGTGTCTCTTCGAGCTGAGCCATTGGATCACGCAAGCATATTGCCTCGACCCGATGCTGAAGACCCGACCAATGGCTCAGTACACGTTGCAGTGCCTGGGAGTGAAGCTGACTCTCGAAGGAGGCCAAGCCTCTGTGGACTACTCCAAGTCCATATCGAACTCAACTGGGGTTGCTGCCATGATGTACATCGCCACGACTTACAAGGTAGAGCGGCATCTCGACATGGCGGTGAAAATTGAGGCCTATGCGGAGGAGATGTACGAGGTGCTCAATGGTTCAACTTTCGGCTTTCGTGAGAAGCACACCTAG